The nucleotide sequence CGCGATCCTTGCCTGGCAGATCGACAACGAGTTCAAGTGCCACGTCGGCGAGGACTTCAACCCGCACGCCATCGCCCACTGGCACCGCTGGCTCGAGGCGCGCTATGGCAGGATCGACCGCCTGAACGCCGCCTGGGGCACGGAGATCTGGAGCGAGCGCTACCAGCGCTTCGACCAGGTGCCCCCGCCCGTGCGCACGCCCTTCCTGCACAACGCCTCGCTCAGCACGGCCTACCGGATGTTCTGCCGCGAGAGCATCGCCGAGTTCCAGGACGCGCAGTGCGCCGTCATCCGCCGCCACTCGGACAAGCCGATCACGCACAACACCGTCACCTTCTTCTCAGTCAACCACGAGCGGCAGTTCGCGAACCTCGATTTCGCCTCCTTCGACGACTACCCCGACCGCGACCACTGGGCGGCGATCGTGTTCGACAACGACCTCTGCCGCCCGGCCAAGCCCGGCCGCGCGCACTGGTTCATGGAGACGAGCGTCGCGCACAACGGCTGGTTCGGAAACCACGAGATCGCGCACCCGCCGGGGTTCCTCGCCGTCGAGGCGGTCGCCTCGTTCGGCCTCGGGGCGCAGGCGATCAACTACTGGCTCTGGCGCCAGCAGCGCACCGGCTGCGAGCTGCCGCACAGCGCCATCATGAGCACTTGGTTCAAACCCTCGATCGGTTACGCCGAGGTGGCGAAGGTCGAGGCCGCACGCCGGCAGATCGAGCCGCTGATGGTCGCGAGCCGCCCGGCCATCGCTGAGGCCGCCGTCACCTGGTCCGACCTCGGCCGCGCTATGCTCCAGACGGAGCCGCTCGGCGGGCGTCCCGGCTATGAGGTGGATTTCAACCAAACGGTCGCGGCGTGGCACGGCCTGCTGCTCGAGGCCGGCATTCACCGCGATGTCCGTTTTGAGGGTGCGGCTCTCGACGGCCTGAAGCTGCTCATCACGCCGATGATGCCGTATGTGTCGCCGGCCTTTTTGGCGAAGGTGGAAAAGTTCGTCCGCGCCGGCGGGGTGTGGATCTGTGCCCCGACCACCGGCACGCGCGGAGCCGAGCACGACGTGCCGACCGACGCCGGCCTCGGGCTGGTCGACGCCTTCGCGGGCGTCGAGACGGTGTTCTCCTTTCCCATCACCGGCACTGGCTCCACGGGCAGGGCCTTCGGGCTCACCGCCCCGGTGGCCGGCTGGTGCTCCGCGCTCCGGCCTGCGTCCCGCGACACGAAGGTCATCGGCACGCTGCAAAGCGAACAGGCCCCGGGCCTCGCCTTCCTCACCGAGCGCAAGCTGGGCCAAGGCGCCGTCGTCGTGCTCGGCGCGCTCCCCGACGGAAAGGCCGGCGCGAAGCTGCTGGCGAAACTCGTCGCGCACTACGCGAAGCAGGCCGGCATCACGCTCCGCTTCGAGACCACGCCCGGCACGATCATCTGCCCGCGCGTGACCAAGGACGGCAAAAAACTCTGGGTCGTCGTCAACCTGGACGGCAAGGGTGGGCGGGTCCGAGTCCCCAAGGGCGCGACCGACGCCCTCACCGGCAAAAAGCTCCCCGCCGGCCCGTTGAAAGTCCCGCGCTACAGGTGGCGGGTGGTGGGGATCGGATATTTGTAGGGCGGGGTCGCCGAACCCCGCCTTCGGAGCGCCCAGCTCCCGCTGGGCCGGGAGATGTGCCCTCCACCTGGCCAGGCGGGGTTCGGCGACCCCGCCCTACATCAGAGGGACCTCGCCCGCCATTCGGACGCTCCGATCCCGCGCGACCGGGTATATGATTGACTCCGCTCATATAAAATGAGGCCCTTGGCGCTCCTCCCATGCGCGTCCCCCGCCACATCGTCGACCGTCGCCAGGCGCGGTTGTGCGACCTGATCCGGACCGACGGCTTCCTGCCGGTGGCCGAGATCTGCCGGAAGCTCGGGGTGTCCGCGGCCACCGCCCGGCGCGACTTGGCCAGCGTGGCGGCCAGCGGCCACATCACCCGCACCCGCGGCGGGGCGCTGGCTGACTACAACGCCTCCTTTGCCTCGCTGGGGGAGCGGGCCGGCCGCGCCCGCACCGCCAAGGGCCGCATCGCCGCCGCCGCGCTCACGCGGTTCCCGCTCCGCGGCACCGTCTTCCTCGACGCCGGCACGACGGTGCGCGCCATCGCTCGCCAGCTCCTGCGGGCCCGCCGCGACCTGACCGGCCTCAGCATCGTCACCAACAGCCTGCCCGTCGCCACCCTACTTGGCGGCGCGCCCGGCCTCGACCTGCATGTGCTCGGCGGCACCTTCCTGCACCGCCAGGCCGTCCTGCTCGGCGCCGACGCCGTGCGCTCGCTGGCCGCGTGGAAATTCGACGCCGCCTTCCTCGGCGGAGAGAGCATGGACGCCGACGGCATCAGCAACTCACACGCCGAGATCGCCGTCTTCCAGACCGCCGTGCTGCTCCGCACCACCGCGCCTTACTTCTGCCTCGACGCCGGCAAGCTCGGTCGCACCACCCCTCACCGCATCGGCGGCTGGGACACGCTCGGCTTCCTCGTCACCGACGCCAGCCCCGCCCAGCTCGCCGCCGCGGAGATCCCGCTGCCGCCGACGCGGCTGGTCCTGGCCAAGTGACGGACTTCGAACCAAGGCCCATCTTGAAAACTGAAAATCGGTCATCGCAAAACTGAGCATTTCCGGACCCCGGCTTACCCAATTTCAAGATTCTCGATTATCAGTTGCCCGATTTCACGATCTCCCCCTCTCCACC is from Lacunisphaera limnophila and encodes:
- a CDS encoding beta-galactosidase — translated: MNQLLHGTCYYPELWPEADIDRDIAEMKRLGLNMVRIGEFTWSKMEPDEGQVSVDFFVRVLDRLHAARIGVVYCTPTPTPPVWLTHGRPDRCFVDAEGRVMSHGARQHASYEHPEVRAACLRIVETLAQAVGRHPAILAWQIDNEFKCHVGEDFNPHAIAHWHRWLEARYGRIDRLNAAWGTEIWSERYQRFDQVPPPVRTPFLHNASLSTAYRMFCRESIAEFQDAQCAVIRRHSDKPITHNTVTFFSVNHERQFANLDFASFDDYPDRDHWAAIVFDNDLCRPAKPGRAHWFMETSVAHNGWFGNHEIAHPPGFLAVEAVASFGLGAQAINYWLWRQQRTGCELPHSAIMSTWFKPSIGYAEVAKVEAARRQIEPLMVASRPAIAEAAVTWSDLGRAMLQTEPLGGRPGYEVDFNQTVAAWHGLLLEAGIHRDVRFEGAALDGLKLLITPMMPYVSPAFLAKVEKFVRAGGVWICAPTTGTRGAEHDVPTDAGLGLVDAFAGVETVFSFPITGTGSTGRAFGLTAPVAGWCSALRPASRDTKVIGTLQSEQAPGLAFLTERKLGQGAVVVLGALPDGKAGAKLLAKLVAHYAKQAGITLRFETTPGTIICPRVTKDGKKLWVVVNLDGKGGRVRVPKGATDALTGKKLPAGPLKVPRYRWRVVGIGYL
- a CDS encoding DeoR/GlpR family DNA-binding transcription regulator, with protein sequence MRVPRHIVDRRQARLCDLIRTDGFLPVAEICRKLGVSAATARRDLASVAASGHITRTRGGALADYNASFASLGERAGRARTAKGRIAAAALTRFPLRGTVFLDAGTTVRAIARQLLRARRDLTGLSIVTNSLPVATLLGGAPGLDLHVLGGTFLHRQAVLLGADAVRSLAAWKFDAAFLGGESMDADGISNSHAEIAVFQTAVLLRTTAPYFCLDAGKLGRTTPHRIGGWDTLGFLVTDASPAQLAAAEIPLPPTRLVLAK